In Mycobacterium gallinarum, a single window of DNA contains:
- a CDS encoding adenine phosphoribosyltransferase, protein MEHGSLGSGRVTDQDISMLVASLMREVPDFPEPGIQFKDLTPLLADAHGLAKVTDALAETAEGADLVAGIDARGFLLGAAVALRLGIGVLAVRKGGKLPPPVHSETYQLEYGSATLELPADGIDLDGRRVVIIDDVLATGGTMAATEKLLRRCGAMVPAAAVVLELSALSGREVLEPLPVTSLLMI, encoded by the coding sequence ATGGAACATGGATCGTTGGGCTCTGGGCGGGTGACGGATCAGGACATCTCGATGCTCGTCGCGTCGCTGATGAGGGAGGTGCCCGATTTTCCCGAGCCTGGTATCCAGTTCAAGGATCTGACCCCCCTGCTGGCCGACGCGCACGGCCTGGCCAAGGTCACCGACGCTCTGGCGGAGACCGCGGAGGGCGCCGACCTGGTGGCGGGTATCGACGCGCGCGGCTTCTTGCTGGGCGCCGCGGTCGCATTGCGGCTCGGGATCGGGGTCCTGGCGGTGCGTAAGGGCGGCAAGCTGCCACCGCCAGTGCACAGCGAGACCTACCAGCTGGAGTACGGCTCGGCGACGCTGGAGTTGCCTGCCGACGGCATTGACCTCGACGGGCGCAGGGTCGTCATCATCGACGACGTTCTCGCCACCGGCGGCACGATGGCCGCGACGGAGAAGCTGCTTCGGCGCTGCGGTGCGATGGTCCCGGCCGCCGCCGTTGTGCTCGAACTTTCGGCGCTGAGCGGGCGTGAGGTGCTCGAACCGCTGCCTGTGACGTCGCTGCTGATGATCTGA